The Streptomyces sp. NBC_00162 genome window below encodes:
- a CDS encoding uridine kinase family protein: protein MLDTNRPPEGSPTGVNGSDWCPVSCSSPLPTRVVLLTGPSGSGKSSLAARSGLPVLRLDDFYKEGDDPTLPLVEGSSDIDWDSPLSWDADTAVAAIEELCAAGRTEVPVYDIATSSRTGTEALDISRTPLFIAEGIFAADIVARCQELGLLADAICLRGRPSTTFRRRLVRDLREGRKSVLFLLRRGYRLMRAERGIVARHTALGAHACGRDEALGRLAAAAAGRHRAAVTPA from the coding sequence ATCCTGGATACCAACCGGCCACCGGAGGGATCCCCTACAGGGGTTAATGGTTCAGACTGGTGTCCCGTGAGCTGTTCTTCTCCCCTGCCTACGCGCGTCGTGCTGCTGACCGGGCCCTCGGGGTCCGGCAAGTCCTCGCTGGCGGCCCGCTCGGGCCTGCCCGTGCTGCGCCTGGACGACTTCTACAAGGAGGGGGACGACCCGACCCTTCCGCTGGTCGAGGGGAGCTCGGACATCGACTGGGACTCTCCGCTGTCCTGGGACGCGGACACCGCTGTCGCGGCGATCGAGGAGCTGTGCGCGGCGGGCCGTACGGAGGTCCCCGTCTACGACATCGCGACGTCCTCCCGGACCGGGACGGAGGCGCTGGACATCTCCCGGACGCCGCTGTTCATCGCGGAGGGCATCTTCGCGGCCGACATCGTCGCCCGGTGCCAGGAGCTGGGGCTGCTCGCCGATGCCATCTGCCTGCGGGGCCGCCCCTCGACGACGTTCCGGCGCCGGCTGGTGCGCGATCTGCGCGAGGGCCGCAAGTCGGTGCTGTTCCTGCTGCGCAGGGGGTACCGGCTGATGCGGGCCGAGCGGGGCATCGTGGCCCGGCACACCGCCCTCGGGGCACACGCCTGTGGCCGCGACGAGGCCCTCGGCCGCCTGGCGGCCGCCGCGGCGGGCCGCCACCGCGCGGCAGTGACCCCGGCCTAG
- a CDS encoding aldehyde dehydrogenase family protein, whose protein sequence is MSESSTARLSVFKTYKLYVGGKFPRSESGRVYEVTDSKGKWLANAPLSSRKDARDAVVAARKAFGGWSGATAYNRGQILYRIAEMLEGRRDQFVREVGEAEGLSKSKAGAVVDAAIDRWVWYAGWTDKIGQIVGGANPVAGPFFNLSTPEPTGVVTVVAPQDSSFLGLISVVAPVIATGNTVVVIASEKSPLPALSLGEVLATSDLPGGVVNILSGKAGEMGPHLASHQDVNAIDLAGAGTALAKELEIAAADNLKRVLRPQPVDDWTADPGTHRMTAFLETKTVWHPTGSLGSGGSSY, encoded by the coding sequence ATGTCTGAGTCGTCGACGGCGCGTCTGAGCGTCTTCAAGACCTACAAGCTGTACGTCGGGGGCAAGTTCCCCCGCTCCGAGAGCGGCCGGGTGTACGAGGTGACGGACTCCAAGGGCAAGTGGCTGGCCAACGCACCACTGTCCTCCCGCAAGGACGCGCGTGACGCGGTCGTCGCCGCCCGCAAGGCCTTCGGCGGCTGGTCCGGCGCCACCGCCTACAACCGCGGGCAGATCCTCTACCGCATCGCCGAGATGCTCGAGGGCCGCCGCGACCAGTTCGTCCGCGAGGTCGGCGAGGCCGAGGGCCTGTCCAAGTCCAAGGCCGGCGCGGTCGTGGACGCGGCCATCGACCGCTGGGTCTGGTACGCGGGCTGGACCGACAAGATCGGCCAGATCGTCGGCGGGGCCAACCCCGTCGCGGGCCCGTTCTTCAACCTCTCCACCCCCGAGCCGACCGGCGTCGTCACGGTCGTCGCCCCGCAGGACTCGTCCTTCCTGGGCCTGATCTCGGTGGTCGCCCCGGTGATCGCCACCGGCAACACCGTCGTCGTGATCGCCTCGGAGAAGTCCCCGCTGCCCGCCCTCTCCCTGGGCGAGGTGCTGGCGACCTCCGACCTGCCCGGCGGCGTGGTCAACATCCTGTCCGGCAAGGCCGGCGAGATGGGCCCGCACCTGGCGTCCCACCAGGACGTCAACGCGATCGACCTGGCGGGCGCCGGCACGGCGCTGGCCAAGGAGCTGGAGATCGCGGCGGCGGACAACCTCAAGCGCGTTCTTCGTCCACAGCCTGTGGACGACTGGACCGCCGACCCGGGCACGCACCGCATGACGGCGTTCCTGGAGACCAAGACGGTCTGGCACCCCACGGGTTCGCTGGGCTCGGGCGGGTCCTCGTACTAG
- a CDS encoding aldehyde dehydrogenase family protein: MASLFEYAPAPESRSVVDIAPSYGLFIDGEFTDAADGKVFKTVSPSSEEVLAEVAQAGAADVDRAVKAARKAFEKWSALPGSERAKYLFRIARIIQERSRELAVLETLDNGKPIKETRDADLPLVAAHFFYYAGWADKLDHAGYGANPRPLGVAGQVIPWNFPLLMLAWKIAPALATGNTVVLKPAETTPLSALFFADICRQAGLPKGVVNILTGYGDAGAALVEHPDVNKVAFTGSTAVGKKIARHVAGTDKKVTLELGGKGANIVFDDAPIDQAVEGIVNGIFFNQGQVCCAGSRLLVQESIHDELLDSLKRRLSTLRLGDPLDKNTDIGAINSAEQLARITALAETGEAEGAERWSPACELPSAGYWFAPTLFTNVTQAHTVARDEIFGPVLSVLTFRTPDEAVAKANNSQYGLSAGIWTEKGSRILAVANKLRAGVVWANTFNKFDPTSPFGGYKESGFGREGGRHGLEGYLDV; the protein is encoded by the coding sequence ATGGCATCCCTCTTCGAGTACGCACCGGCTCCCGAGTCCCGCTCGGTCGTCGACATCGCCCCCTCCTACGGGCTCTTCATCGACGGCGAGTTCACCGACGCCGCCGACGGCAAGGTCTTCAAGACCGTCTCCCCGTCGTCCGAGGAAGTCCTGGCCGAGGTCGCCCAGGCGGGCGCCGCCGATGTGGACCGTGCCGTGAAGGCCGCCCGCAAGGCCTTCGAGAAGTGGTCCGCGCTGCCCGGCTCCGAGCGCGCCAAGTACCTCTTCCGCATCGCCCGGATCATCCAGGAGCGCAGCCGCGAGCTCGCCGTCCTGGAGACCCTGGACAACGGCAAGCCGATCAAGGAGACCCGCGACGCGGACCTCCCGCTGGTCGCCGCGCACTTCTTCTACTACGCGGGCTGGGCCGACAAGCTCGACCACGCGGGCTACGGGGCCAACCCGCGCCCGCTCGGCGTCGCCGGCCAGGTCATCCCGTGGAACTTCCCGCTCCTGATGCTCGCGTGGAAGATCGCCCCGGCGCTCGCCACCGGCAACACGGTCGTGCTGAAGCCGGCGGAGACGACCCCCCTCTCCGCGCTGTTCTTCGCGGACATCTGCCGCCAGGCGGGCCTGCCCAAGGGCGTCGTCAACATCCTCACCGGGTACGGGGACGCGGGCGCGGCCCTCGTCGAGCACCCGGACGTCAACAAGGTCGCCTTCACCGGCTCGACCGCCGTGGGCAAGAAGATCGCCCGCCACGTCGCCGGGACCGACAAGAAGGTCACCCTGGAGCTGGGCGGCAAGGGCGCGAACATCGTCTTCGACGACGCCCCGATCGACCAGGCCGTCGAGGGCATCGTCAACGGCATCTTCTTCAACCAGGGCCAGGTCTGCTGCGCGGGCTCGCGCCTGCTGGTCCAGGAGTCGATCCACGACGAGCTGCTGGACTCCCTCAAGCGCCGCCTCTCCACGCTGCGCCTGGGCGACCCGCTCGACAAGAACACCGACATCGGGGCGATCAACTCCGCCGAGCAGCTCGCCCGGATCACCGCGCTCGCGGAGACCGGCGAGGCCGAGGGTGCCGAGCGCTGGTCCCCGGCCTGTGAGCTGCCGTCCGCCGGCTACTGGTTCGCCCCGACGCTCTTCACGAACGTCACCCAGGCGCACACCGTCGCTCGCGACGAGATCTTCGGCCCGGTGCTGTCCGTGCTGACCTTCCGCACGCCCGACGAGGCCGTCGCCAAGGCCAACAACAGCCAGTACGGCCTGTCCGCGGGCATCTGGACGGAGAAGGGCTCGCGGATCCTCGCGGTCGCGAACAAGCTCCGCGCCGGTGTCGTCTGGGCCAACACGTTCAACAAGTTCGACCCGACCTCGCCCTTCGGCGGCTACAAGGAGTCGGGCTTCGGCCGCGAAGGCGGTCGCCACGGCCTGGAGGGTTACCTCGATGTCTGA